The nucleotide sequence tcttttttttttgagaattactttttatatttttcaaaaaagtATTAGAACTAATAAATTGAGATTCTGTGTTGAAACAGCTGTCTGGATTCTTATTGGGCATATCGTCGTTATCACAAAAATTTGTTGTCTCTCTCTTGTTAGAGTAAAAAGATTGGACATGGAATTTTTTGATagacttttttttatttccataacCACCAGCTAAAAGctcaatatttatatcaaagcattttaaaaatgaaaaaagttCACAAGCTGCTTCTCTAGTATTTGTCAATATAATGgcatatggaaaaaaaatgttttttttatgttttaaacTATTAagcttattattttttttattattaatatagcTGTTACTAACATTGAAATTGTTATATCTtctcatatatatatatctattttttattttaaatttttcataagatatattaaaaaataaattttctttatttttaaggtatcttaatttttcttttttacgGAATAGTTTATTTCggtattttttgtaattatatttatttaaaaagttataaaaattagatAAATTtgtcataatattttcattattcttataaaaattatcaataaTAGGAAGAAAATAACTTAGAGTTTTACCGCTGTTATCTGGACTAAcaataacatatatatcattaaagCATTTTGCTACATGTTTACTATcctttgttatatttatttcgttaTTTTCACACTTATCATACTTTCTATTTGCATGTCTATCATCTTCATATGTATTAACACATTTGTACTTTTCTAAATCATAAAAATCAGTATCCATATATGAATTCGATTTTAAATagttattaatatatgctctattttttaaaatgcttttatataaacttTGTGAAGGCATTACAtacatttcatttttattttttgtaagcTCTTTTTCTTCCTTTCCTTGTAGCAACAACGgaattacatttttttgaatttctGTCgggttatatatttttaactcattaagttttaaatatatatttattttaaaattataatctaaaaaactatttttatataattcatcttttattttttcacgCTTTTCCCTAAGTAATGATTTGgttgtatttttaataccCCCTTTTATTGAGTCTTGTTCCCTCCTCCCGTTATTTATTTCGAAATTTCCATCactgtttatattttcttggatatttctttttcgtACTCGTCGCACAattgatatatttcttaataCCTTTGTTTTGAAAAGACTTgatttcaaatttttataaagtgTTACATTTTGCTGATTTATGATCTGCCTAAAGTACcaatttttcatcattttatCAGCCCTACAATTTCATAAATAGTAACCTACTCATTGCTATgtgtttttaaattctgaaaaataaaaaaaataaatggaaaattcaaatggctgaaaattgttatatttttagttaaaccatattatatatctgatttagtaaaaaaaaaaatacattttttaatataatacatgCCTATATTCTAATTCTCTTACAccacacatatataaatatgaatatatacaaattcatattctttattttttctattttgttgtattttatcaagcaaaaattaaatattttatgggTAATATTAGTAgtgtttttttctctttatatgcacatatattttgcaAATACGACATACATATGGATatagaaattaaaaatagtaatattccaatatagaaaaaaattattctataatttatattatattcgtTTAATTGtgattgataaaaaattttattaatttttacaattcaaaaattataccttataaaaatgtacttaaaaggaagaaaaatatgatgcAAGCTATTTAATATTGCTTTAGGTATGTTAGCCCATACACATTTATCAGCCATTATGTTATTCGCTTCCTTTTTAATACTTAGTTTgctttctttatatataataccctaatttatgtaaattatttatttttcaacaaatttaagtataacataataaatgaataagaAGGAACGAGAAAACCAATAGCAACTTATTACCAGAGACAATTACCATTTTAagatacattttttttcaccaattcaatattataaaaaaattaataaaccTTTTTTCCCACCTTTACAATAAAATgggttttataaaaatacagtGACAAACTGTAatggtatatataatatacagtgtatttattaatatatgtatttatgtGTTTGTGTTCatttaacaaatatataggcaataataaaacatatatgataaaaaggCATTATCATGTAGCTTCGTAtcaatatacaaaaatacacatatataatacatgcatatatataaatatttttttttaatacataatttttgaataaaaaaaaattaattacaATACTTCCAAAAACTTGTTTCTTTCAAATGTTTCAGTTCATATATCCACTTGTTCTCTATATCTATTTGTAAACGTATATActaggaaataaaaatttaaattatcatattcGTATTTAATCaattcttcattatttcttttctttttgtaaaattcaGAATGATTGCCTTACATTTTctccatttttaaatttaaaaagtattaattattaaaaagcaGCATCGAATGATAGATATGGTTAGTAATTTTCCTTCATGAATATGGTCGTTAGGATTTGTCCCTTTATCTATACTGTAAATGGgaataatcaaaataaaaaaatatatatataatctcggtggaaaattaataaaatattaaatcatttttaaatataaaaaagtacAAACCTTTTTAAATCCAATTATATCAGCTCTTTCTCTAAAGCATTGTCTACATATGTTgatgttatattttcttatgATGGCGTGCCTGTTGGAGCATACTCGGCTACAATAaacaaaaaggaaataaaaaattatatataatacgaCTGTACAAATATACATTCActcatatataaaagttattatgtatttttatataacgGCATAATGATGCCTCATTAAATGCACTATGCAATATTTATagatggaaaaaatactatatataaagcattattatattatacgAGCACTTGCATATATCCATAAAAGgatacttatatatttgtgcattattatatctaCATTTGTATATCCACAAATTAATGCATATACGTAAAATGTCacttatattaatattcaaatgagcccatatatattctctatatattttcccaTTCGCTTATTTAACACAtactaaatatatatatactatttccacacttaaatatatatatgaaaatataaataaataaaataagtttATAATTCATGAATTTTAAAAGTAGCAAATTATATTACCATTGCCTTGATCCTTGACCGTATTTTTTGGGGTGAACGTTTTGTATACAACCCattgtttattataaaaaatggaaaaagtatcaattaaaaaaagaggtTAGTTtagatataataatttgtttgtgaaaaaatcactataataatatataatatttatttaataattttgtaaaatattttatttattttctaatgagaataaatgtaaaaaaatattttttttttaattttaattattataaaatttcatGTTCataccatttttaattaaatttgctttgcataaaaaagtaagatttattaaatatattaatatccatattttttattttaaagtaATAAACCAACTGCAATGATATATGCAcgttatgtatatatacatacaaatcgtcaaataaataaacgaaaaatataactaaGTATTTAAgctatattaaatattatatatatatattatacatgtAGTATATTgcgaaatattttaatacccTCTTATTGcagcatatattataaatggCGCTTCCCCTTTTTTCCCATAGCgatattatgaataaattataaaagcCAAGCCTTAAAATTAATGCATAtctttctatattttaaaggCAATATATTTcgtaaaatatagaaaatatatttgaaatttctatttttttcacaaagaaaaaaaaaggggGCACTAAAACCCGTAACAATATATAcgcttttatatttttcctatatattttatattattattatttttagtaCTTTTCcacaatttatattttattttattgttctttaaattttattattatctcaattataaatgatataattttcatatatacgATATTAATAGTATACAATCtctgtatgcatataaaaaaatgcttgaaaaaaaggaaaccCCACAAATCAGCATTTTTAATCACAATGAACATACAACTttgtacatataaaaaggaaataaagaaatatttttgattttttcttatgtaactttattatatatttatatttggaAACATAGCGAGTAAAGGGGTTcaacaattattttttttttgtataaattaaaattttattttaagaaAATCTGTCCCttttctattatttatattacatttttctttcttatttctatttttaacCTGCATTGGTTAAAAACAAGCAAAAGAGGTAAAAGgtctttatatttacacGCTAGTGTTATGCCAATTGTGTTGTATCATgttcaaaaaaaagtacAGGAAACTTATATAAGCATGTACTATTAAAGGTttgtgaaaatataaaggcAATAGATTTGCATTgcgtttttttattaatatattgtgGTTTCTGCGAACTGttctttatattaaagAGAACAAACATACACCATAGTGTCACCAAATATATAGTAATTTGTGtgcacatatttattatattatttgtttttttcaacatATCGCCCTCGAATTTGCATCAGGGCATTAAAGAAAAGGGGAAAAAAGCAAAGCGAGGAGACTTTcgtatttataaatacgTTTTTAAAgtatcatttaaattatgtctaagtttttatttctttcgttatatatttttattattctaactattataattaatattattgctatttcttttcatttgttttggtgtcctttttttttcttaacataaaaaaaaatgtctataagtatatatataatattaaacaaaactatatataattaaaagttTTCTCAGAAAacaattaattatatgaaggggaaaaataaaaataataaatagatagtatatctatatatatatatctatatatttcatgCATTTTTATGGATGAGTgctaatattatatgcatgaaaaagcatatatgcatatgctcttaaatatataaagcaTTCCCTACTCTTCATTAAACTTATTACTTTGATATAAGACTAGGGCTTAATTATTTAcgggaataaaaaattgtaccatattaaaaagcaaaaaattcatatgttattattttatgagTATAGCAAAACTGCGCTCATTAAGACACAAATAATacctataaaaataaaaaaaaaataatataatgtaaaaagAAGCAACAACAAAAAGGGgatgataaattatatgaaaaaaaaattacctAAAAATTCCAAAAAACCCATCCCAATTAAAGTATAAGTAAATAATTCATCCTTTATAGATGGATTTCTACTAGTACCCAAAACTAAAGCTGAAAATAAACTTCCAATACCTTGAGCAACCtatagttttatttttcaataaaaataatataaataaaaatgattttcTCAAATAATGTGTATGCAAACAAATCGtagtattattactataatatgaacatacatatttttacactTTATTTCTCTATTACCCCTCCAACTGACATCAATGCAATGGCGGCTGATAAACTTGCTATACCACTATCATGTCTAACACCTAATTTACTGTTAACGCAACTTTTTTCGtcctaaaaaaaatgaattcaCAAATTAATACAGTATGTATGGCACCAAAacattatgtatttttaaaagccatattattataaaaccCATAGGCAAACACACTTAATagatatatacatatcatTTGTGTGACTAcatagataataataaaactacAAATAGTTTCTATAATATTAAGCAAATAAAcaattcattattatgcacatcaaaaataatacacacAATTTTGTTCTTTATGTTGtgtgaatatatttttattaaaaaaaatatatatatttacctTGAGAATAGCATTGACGTTTTGGGTATTAATTGTTTTACACATAAATGGTGAGGTGTGATAAAATCtgtgaaaattataatttttgtataagCCATTATTTGAAACAGTGTTTCCAGCGTTGATTGTTACATTTCTACTTGCTATTGAATAtccattatttaaaaatgaactcttaaatttaaaattttgaaaaaggCCCGAAGAGTTTAacgtattaaaaaaaaacctattcatttttacttgtactatttaaaaattagaGATAACGAATAATTGTAACAATAACAcacaatataataaaataaatactttaataataattgtaatGATTATGCCAAttaataatgtttttatataattatataatgactattttatatgtgtattattttgtgtacatatatttattgttttccctttatttatttaaaataatttttcttccATATTATGTTcaaattatatcattttcaataGGTGTATAAAGTTTTTTAAGTATTagcataatatttatttataaaaatattaaatacatatataataattgaataaaaaaaaacgttaacaatatatatttttttttactttggCTTATTGTTTCATGCTCGCTTGTTTGTACTTGtttttttcccttttattttcttaagAGTGTCGAGTattaattgtatttttcatatctACACTTAAGAATGCCCGTATAAGTATTGCCATATAAAGCTATATGctattttatacatatacccaattaataataatttatttttaaacacACTTGAAATAcatgtgcatatatgtacatatatatacaaacaaaaaatatataaaacacagagaaattaaataaaaacatatattatataatatataaatttctgattaaaaaaaattcatgtattattcttttaaatatctttaataatatataactaCCTGACTCTGTGCTATGCCCTAGTTTTTTCCACCGACcttatattgttttttttttcgccCTCCATACCTTAAAACAATatccaaataaatatgcgcaataatgtatatattctatTACAGTTGTTCgcataaaattatacaaaattttaatttatatacattatttattgctgacataaaaaaacataaaaatataataatgaaataaatgaaaaaaaacaaacctattaatcatattttcaaattatgtaaaacatgcaaattaatataaacatatataaacgCAAAAAggtttattttaaatgctTATCGAATTagttaaaaaacaaatatataaaaatatacttataCGT is from Plasmodium chabaudi chabaudi strain AS genome assembly, chromosome: 8 and encodes:
- a CDS encoding 40S ribosomal protein S29, putative, translating into MGCIQNVHPKKYGQGSRQCRVCSNRHAIIRKYNINICRQCFRERADIIGFKKYR
- a CDS encoding ATP synthase subunit C, putative, yielding MNRFFFNTLNSSGLFQNFKFKSSFLNNGYSIASRNVTINAGNTVSNNGLYKNYNFHRFYHTSPFMCKTINTQNVNAILKDEKSCVNSKLGVRHDSGIASLSAAIALMSVGGVAQGIGSLFSALVLGTSRNPSIKDELFTYTLIGMGFLEFLGIICVLMSAVLLYS